The following is a genomic window from Phaseolus vulgaris cultivar G19833 chromosome 6, P. vulgaris v2.0, whole genome shotgun sequence.
TAGCACACTCAGGGGATGAAATGACAATAGTAGAAACCTCTCCAAGTTGAAGATGCATCAAGGGTCCATATTTTAAGGCCAGGTCTCTTAGTTTTCTATGTGGCTGAGAGGATAGCAGATTGTGTATATTCCCTATAATAGGTAGCTTTGTAGGGCCATGAGGTATTTTAGAAGTTGTTTCATCTCTTTTCCTGGGtttgtttccaattttttgTACTATAAGGGctaagaagataaagaagataAGAGCTGAAAAGTAGAGGAGTAGTTGAGCCATGGAAAAGAAGCAGATTTCTAATGTGAGTGTGATGCTACTAGTGTCTGTTTATATATACACATTTCTCAGCATTCTTAACTTAACTACGTCTTCATTTTGGTTTCTCCTCTATAAGTCAATAGCTTTGAACCGAAGATGTCCTTTTCATGAATAATTAATTGGAATCAGTTAATTTAATTGACTTTTATCCATCCAAGGACACAAAATACCTGTTGGGAACTAACAGACTAAATCACTTCGCCTAAGGACTCAAAATAGAcataagaaaaaatatgaaaagatGCAGAAACATTACCAAAACTTTAAAGATAGAAACCTTTTTTTACATTTGTCTGGATAATTTTTTCTGTTAacatttttatgaaaaaaaaaatgaaataaatttatttaaaagataaaagtaccttgtaaataaattaaaattctaattttgaaaataaaaatcaacgAGATAACTTGTAAAAGTTAAATcatagataataaaaaaatcattgaaaGCATAGTTGTAacgtgaaaagaaaaaaaatatcagaaTCTAATTTGGCAAAATATCAACGCTACTAAAAATAGACTATATTTAAGGCTGAGATTAGACTATATTCTGGTTCAAACATTTGGTTACATTTTTTCTCTACTGCCAAACTTTTTATAGTTGAagttaaagaaaacaaatttttttctaaCATAGCACTGTTTGTGCTTTTATTTCCCCATATATGGTTTTGCATACAAATTCATTGAattagttgagttgaagttttATAATCATAGTTTATAGTTATCTAACTGACATAAGAGTTTAGATAGTTATGTAAGTAATGTTAACGGATGACATTAAAAACATCTCATAAATCTTTTATAAAGTTATATCGGAAATTATAATGGGTTATGACGGAAACATTGTGTttgaaagaaatataatatatacatatagataattttaaaagaatacaaaaataatgaaagagataatcataactaataattatattatgtcTAAAAATTCTAATAAGAATAACATTAAATCAAAACATCACAAATTTCaagttcaaaattaaaaataacaacaaaacacaaaagaaaTGGTCTTATGTTTCTAATTATCTCACTCTTCTTCAATCCCAACACAATTGTCTTCAATATTATCTAATGGGGCATATCACTCCTCCTCTACCCCTTCAGAGAAACTCTTATcaaagttaaataatttttcaaactCAGAATCAGAGCTATCATGTAATTCATTCTCAACCCCAGTTTGAATCTTCTCTTTACCCTTCCTTGTTAGGATGAAGTTTCAGTTGGACCTTTCTTAGAAGTATGGGAAGATCCAATGACAATACCACCACCACTTGATGGTAGTTTTATTTTACTAGGTGTTTGTCTCCTTGTATAATTTATTGGTTCTCCAATACGTGAATCATCATAAACAAATGCCAATTAAGAGTGGGATCTTCATAAAAGAACAACTCATTTTCCCCTCTTTAGtatcattatcattatcatcatcaaTTTGTCCCATTAACCACTCATTACTCATCATGTCATTGAGTACAATAGGGTCTATTTCATTCCTAGTATTGTATCTTTTAGCAAGTTGTTGGTTATCTATAAATAATACAAATGGAAGGCACTCCCAGGGTaagttttaaaacaaaatcaaaaagaaaaaaaatttcaaattttaactaaaaatagcAAGCTAAAACGCATTCTGGGAGTGACAAGTGGCACTCTATATGACTTACACGTGTGCAAAACCCCATTTCTTTAAATACTCCCTTTCTTTATATACACTTTCAACGTTTCTCTCTCCTATTACTCAACTTTTCCGGTCTCTCTTTGTTTTCCCTTGCGTTTGGTTTCTTCTTCTCTGGGTTTCCTTTATGGTTCTTCATTTCTGGcttctttatttcatttatgCCTTCTCCTTCTCCAGGTGACTATTTCTTCCGTTATGTGGATTTTGTTCATCTCATTTACGATTTCTTTGTTCCACcgcataaaaatgaaaactttttttgttttttttatcaaagtttcgttcttttcatgtttctaccgtttatttgCTTCTTTGTTGTTCACATGGTTGATTATGTgtttttttgttacttttgaCAGCATAAAAATGATATTCATCTACATTTCAATTTAGGCAGCAACCGGTAGTGGAAGTGGAATGAATTTTCAACCACCAAGGTGAGATCTTTTCCTTCTTCTATTCGTCTGCCTCATggtttttttccatttttcacttttttgcTGTTTTAATCTTTTCTGGAGTTTTAGCATCTACATTTCAGTTTCTTCAGCAACTGTTAGTGGAAGTGGAATGGATTTTCAAGCACAAAGGTGAAATCTTTTCCTTCTTCTGTTCGTCTGTCCTCATggttttttccatttttcactTTTGTGCTGATTTAATGTTTTTTGGAGTTTTTTCCATCTACATTTCAGTTTTAACAGCAACTGGTAGTGGATGTGGAATGGATTTTCGTTCATATCAACCATGTTCAAGCATCAAGGTGGATTTTGTTCATCTCATTTACGATTTCTTTGTTCCACagcataaaaatgaaatattttttggtttttcttatcaaagtttcgtttttttcatgtttctaccgtttatttgtttctttgttgTTCACATGGTTGATTCTGTgtttttttgttacttttgaCAGCATCAAAATGATATTCATCTACATTTCAGTTTCTGCAGCAACCGGTAGTGGAAGTGGAATGGATTTTCAAGCACCAAGGTGAGATCTTTTCCTTCCTCTGTTCGTTTGTCCTCATggttttttttccatttttcacttttttgttGATTTAATCTTTTCTGGAGTTGTTCCATCTACATTTCAGTTTCTGCAGCAACTGGTAGTGGAAGTGGAATGGGATTTTCGTTCGTATCCATCTTTTGTTTCAGCATCAAGGTGAAATCTTTTCCTTCCTTAGTTCTTATTGTTGTTTtcattgttcattttttttggTGATTAATcgttaattgattttttttgggCTACCTAGGGTTTGGACTTCTACTCAAAGAGATATCTTTTTTGTTGTTAAAGTTTCTTTGGAAAATTTTCAACACCTTTTTTCCATCTACATTTCAGTTTTTGCAGCAACCTGTAGTGGAAGTGGAATGCGATTTTCTTTCATATCcatcttttgttttagcatcaaGGTGAAATTTTTTCCTTCCTTTGTTCTCATTgtttttttcattgtttattttttttgctgataaaatcTTTAATGGTGTTTTTTGGTGTGCTACTTAGTCTTTGGACTTCCTCTCAAAGATGTGCAGAAACCGGTAGTGGAATGGCTACTTATTATGTCCCTTATTTGATAACTCTTTTAAGTTTAGTTAGTTTATTTCATAAATCTCAtacatgtgtttattttcttttaggatCTTTCTCTTTTAAGTAAATTGCAGAATTCTGATAAGGCCACCAAAGCTTCTGTTAAATTTGGTTGTGGATGGAGGGAATTTTTTCAGATACATGCACTGTGTGAAGACCACAAATTGATCTTTGAAAGTGGAGTAACCCCAATTCATATGATGATGTTGTTAGTGCTTCAAAATTCAATATTGTATTCAgaatttatttttccaagaacaATGTTCTAATTATATAGATTCAAATACTATTATAGATAGATGTAATTTGCAAACGGTTGTAATGTCCAGTATagaaaattaattgtttactttattttagttatcaaatttgttttaaatacaTGGTCAAATTTTGTAATctaatattaaatattcttatGGAATGTTATTTTGTATAGTTTACTTTTAAAAGAGacatttatttaatgtatttaattttttattcgcattaatgtatttttcagaCAAACTTTAACGTTAAGATTATTCGCATTATATtattcttcaaaattcaaattcttcaaaatttagaagtccaagatcattaattaccttttttattcatatcttcttctgaatcatatcttctttttctaaCTTATTTTGTTGTTGCCGCACACTTATTTCGAAttccaagattattattattattattaatcttcaaatatttaatttttgatattttcaaattgtttaattccaagatcattaattGCTTCTGCCCACTTATTTCCAATTCccagattattattattaataatcttcaaatattaattattcatatttcCAAATTTTATAGTTCCAAAGATCATTAATTATCTTTCTgattcatatcttctttttctgacttctcTGCTTCTGCACACTTATTTCCAATTcccaaattattattattattaataatcttcaaatatttaattattcatattttcaaattttacaattccaaagatcattaattacctctttgattcatatcttctttttctgacttctcTGCTTCTGCACACTTATTTCCAATTCTCagattagtattattattaatatttttcaaatatttaattttttatattttcaaattttacaattccaagatcattaattacttttttattcgtatattctttttctgactttttCTGCACACTTATAAttccaagattattattattactaataaactttaaatatttaattttttagattttcaaatttaaaatttttaaaatttaaaaatttcaacaacattattcacattaattacctttttttattcatatcttTTTTTCTGACTGCTACACAATATTTCTAAttccaatattattattattattattactaataaacttcaaatatttaatttttcatattttcaaatttaaaaatttaaaaatttaaaaatttagaaatttaaaaatttagaaatttaaaaatttagaaatttaaaaatttagaaatttaaaaatttagaaatttaaaaatttagaaatttaaaaatttagaaatttaaaaatttagaaatttaaaaatttagaaatttagaaatttagaaatttagaaatttaaaaatttaaaaatttaaaaatttaaaaatttaaaaatttaaaaatttagaaatttaaaaatttaaaaaatttaaaaatttaaaagtttaaaaatttcaacaacattattaacattaattagaattttaaaattttaacaaatatcattagaatttaaaatttataaatatcaaataccATTAAATAAATGAAGTTTTCAGTCATTTAGATTTTTCAACTCATGATTGAGGTTTTCCTATACTCCTTTGATTGTTTTTTCAGCTCCATGTGAAGCTCAttaattctaatttttatttcctCAAAACAgcaaatcctaaaccctaaaagaGTACATTGAATGGAAGTGATTCTTTTTGTTGGATAAAGAACTTGTTTTGATGTTCATCCTCTACACCATAAGacctttatttttgtttgagtTTGTTTTCTTAATAGTCAAGGTAGGATCATAGGTTTGTGGTAAACAATGAGGCTGAAAGGGAATAAAGGTTTCATCTTTTGTCTTTTTTCAGAGAAAGTGTTAAGAAAGATTGTATTATAGATAGATTCAAGTCAaacatttatttgtttcttcattttcatgtttCAACATGATGTGTTGATAAAGTTTCATTTTTACACACATATCCAATTTCGTTCAAaacttttctaaaattttaagatCTGACATTCCCATTTTTTCCTAAATCCTTAATCTAACATGTTCCCACATAAAAATGAGGGGTACATAATAATAGTCAAAGATTTTCATTCCTTGAAGTCATCTTTATCATCAAGGGGAATTGGTCTGTTCCTCCAAAACACAGCAAGAATACTCCCATCGAGCTGCATGAAACCATACTTTCAGTAAACTTAGATCTGATTTTAAACCTTTACCCGCGTCCGTTGCATtggtttttttgtttctattacCTTCTTGGCTTAAGTCATTAATGTTGTTTTGTGCTCTTTGTATCCAACCTTTTCTCTTCTTtgattttctttcctttttcatGAATCTATCAACCCCACAGCTACTTTCAGAGGTTTGTATCTTCATTTTCCTGTTTTGCAAAGTATTAAAAAGTTTTCGTTTTTTCAAATATCATTTTGCAGAGATCTGATTTTATACTTCTGCCCACTTTCTTTCATttggttcttttgtttttattacctGATTATGTTAAGTCATTATCTCACTTTTTCTCCTCTTTGATTTGTTTACGATTTCAGTAATCTGTGAACGGCACCGCTACTTTTATaggtttgtttcttgatttttatgttttcaaactgaTTCCCCAGTATATCAAGCACCAAGGAAAGattttttcattctttcatcCGCATGCAAAAGCAAGAGTCTATGGTTATATGAAATTGGTAAGATTTCTCTGTTAGGGTTTCCACTTTCTGTCTATCTGTGTATTATTTCAGAAATTTCAAAGTAAGGGTTTTTTTTGTGCTAAACAAGAATCCTCTTTTTCAAATTTCCTTTGAAAACCTACCTAAAATTCCATTTATTTGCATATTAGGATTTTCCGATCATGCTAGGAATTTCAAATATTGTGTACTTTCAACCTtacttttcaaaattcaaaccaCAATTTCATTAATCGCAATGCTGGAAGTCGAAATGTTTGCACTTTTTACAGTTTCGATTTTTTATAGGCTTAATCTCTTATGTATGAAACCTGACATGCTTAACTTCGTTTTTGTCATTCATTGAACATTTTTAAACCTAATTTTGTTGTCATTACctgtatatttatttaatgttatatATGATTATTTTTGTCTTATGACATATTTGAACTAAATCCATCTTTATTCTTAGCTAAAAAACTATATCTGATTTGAAAATTGGAATGTTTGTTTTTGTCTCACAATATTGTTATACTTTATTATGTTTTCTTAATATTTCCACCTATTTCACTTTGAAattgtaaatttgtttttttgatatttttgaaaataattctGTATCACCTCCTCAGTATATATATACGTATATGGGTATTTTTGTGTTTCACATTGACCATTGcattctacattttccttttacTCAAAGGTCACCCTTATAATGTCTGTGTCAAGACAAAATACAAATTGTGTGAAAGATGTTAATCCACAAAGTGAAAATTGGATCCTGATAGCAAGGGTTATATGTTTGTGGTTTGTTTCTGATTTTATGAAAACAAAGTTTCCATTCTCCATGGAAATGGTCATACAAGACAAAGATGTAAAAtactttatcattttctttcatatttttttttgtattacagtttaatgtaatttttattaatcatgCTTAATGTTTGTTGCTATCTTTTAGGGTGATAGAATTCATGTTTCCGTTAGAAGAactctaatttataaatttcaaaatgatatttttgaGGATAAAGTTTATTCCTTCAATTTCTTTAGTGTGTCTActaattcaggatcttatcgcACTACCTGTCACCAatacaaaatcaattttcagTTTGGAACCAAAGTAACCTCTGTTGGTAATGATCTGGTCTCATGTCCAAAACCTCATTACACACCAATTTTTGTGTTAAAGGCGCCTGGTTTTGATACAGACTACTTAGTCGGTTAGTAATATTCTTTTACTTGAACAGATTTCTTTGGACAtgtttttaaatgaatatgttTTTACAGATGTTATTGGAATATTAACTGGTATGGGAACTGAAAGAGAGCTGAATAGATCAGGGTCAACAATTAAGTTAAATGTGATTTCTATTGAAGCTGATGGGTAAGCTAATATTTTGTACCATAACGAATCCAAAATATTTGTTCTTACAATTGTAATTTTAACTTACAACAGCTACCATATTGAGTGTACTTTATTTGGTAACTATGTTGATGAGCTCAATGCATTTCTGTCATCTGGAGAGCTGGAAAATATTGTCATCAGTGTGCATTTTGCTAAAGTAAAAATTTTCAAAGGTATGTGAAGTGAtgaatttctaatttatttaaatttttttatttgattattttatttacattatattttaatgtagACAAGGTTTTTATACAAAAATGCTTGGACTGtacgaaaataatatataatgataaGTCCAAAGATGCAACCGAACTCAAGAAAATGttagtttaatatattatttttcgaTAATTAAAATGTATGAACCTTTCTAACTACAACTTTTACATGTGTAGGATGATTGAAAGTACAGATTCTCCTACACAGGGACTCAGTCAATTGTGTGACTCTGGAAAACAGAATGTTGAGGATGAATTCATCAGCTTCATTCATAGAAATACTATTCAAGGCCCAAAAGATTGCAAAGAggtattactaatattttttaacagtTTATTGAAAtggattattaatattttaagatcatttttttttctttttacaggAAAGCACTTTTGTTATCTTAGCTACAATAAAACATATTGTGGCTGATGTCAATTGGTGGTACAGAGCTTGCTTATGCGGTAAAGTTGTTTACCCTGAttccaaaatgtttttttgtgaGAAATGTAACAAACATGTTATCAAAGTCCAACAGAGGTAGTGTTTGTACTtgcttgaatttatttttaattacatattacATATTTCTTAATACTTAttacttattatattattatattaattattttttactaattttaattaataatttgttaataattaactattaattatattcgttaaattatagataaaatttgttaacctttatgtattttatatttcaggTATAAGCTGAAGCTGCGAGTGATTGATGAAACGGATTCCACGACTTTCGTTCTATTTGACAGGGATGCCACTACACTTATCAATAAATCTTGCACCGAATTATTTGAAACTCATGATAAGGTAAATTATTGAACCATGCATTTGTTTATTTATGCATATAAGAAAAGGTTATTATATtaactgatatttttttttaatatttagaatGGTGATTCTAGTGTACTACCAAAAGACTTTGATCTTTTGATTAACAAAGTTGTGTTGTTTAAAGTTGGTTGTGTTAAAGATCAATCTCTTAGGTTTGATCAATCATTTCGTGTCAAAAAAGTTTGTATTGATGATAGTACTAAACAAAGGTGTTCCGtcctgttgaccgggacgtcttcgtgcgtggcctcaatcgtcagctaaggactccttcccactgaatGCCTGCAAATTCCCTGCAAAAAGAGGGCAAAgtggcgccctagcggccgtttgcactccgacgctcaagtcagccagcaagaaacaccaagaaaactgtccacccacgtatctgagcaccgcgtgtggcactctgaagggtgGCAAaggaactgtgtatatgtgtgtgtgtgtgttgtccccttcaggcaaaaatattctccagtcacttgtacgtaatcctcaagcacgggcaagcaaccagagagtttctcctaaatttgtcgaaggttccaaccctttttccgacattcccagcgctatttaaactgccccagcatttaaagcgccttaaagcgcttttaatctcaaacgtaacgcactcattaaagcgcttaattacgaaacgtagcgcatttaagacgttgaaacgctcgggagccctaatagtacctgaatgctcgaaagggaaactgtattgaatatctttaattacctggcacctgactagagggtgtttctattctggcatggctgtcgtacacgtggagggcctcacgacgccatgaccccatctgggggcgtttctgcccacctggggacgtctctacgtgtgagccctcctgcttgggagtgctactgcgctaggggtggctttttgggtgccaactcatgcccccaagtatctagccacttactctgagagcgtatctgccttcctctcgcaccctgcacccggttatcctgggcgtgaccttcctcttgggtcgtatctgtcccgaaggcgtctctggggcggcaggggtacttcacgagtcaggctgccctttactggtactatcactatggccttgaagccaccttttccttctctttatcactttcccgagatatcgggtcctgaggctttcccacggcgtcgctccctccatggtctttcctacccatgggtatcggggaaccacaccgtgattgccttgcttttaccctgtttaatctggcgacgccctcacctgggcgacgccttcgcctaggcgacgcctcctcttggcgtctctacatctgggcgacacctcgagctgactttgactttccagtcgttgactttgaccttgacttagtcaacgccctgatacgggacggtacacaagccccccagtcttaagccgaagacttgtcttcagcgcaaagactaaagccttgcccccgccatccacgtgccttcctgatgacgtgccattctctgctgactcagcaaattttcgaattactgacgcgatattatctgaaccacaggggtattcttaatgaccgattggacattccctgcaatggggatgattacgccttttgggctaccctttatcgcgcgccacgtggcccatcgcgtggccctcctttagagacctttgcgcttcccctgggcaatcgaccttCTGACGCGTGGCTCGATCCTGCGGCCCTCAATTTGTGCCTCTTGGgttacgaaatgtaacgtttaagttaccccaaaccccgcgctcaccctactgttacattcattcgctctgcaactccgcactgttcatcgccttcgaaaaccttttttctctgcgactgcgattctctccttcctgtgccttctgctgcctccattccaatagcaaaggtaTGATCTCAGATACCCACGACCTTTCCCCTTCGTCGCATTAgattgatttattgaactgcctgggactgttgttattcacgtattactgcatttctccgcttcttcttcctcccctgatttttctcgcgtgggtgacgcttcctggggTTCTTTCCCCTTCTTGCAATGGTtaaacttgctaaaccctttttcctctcttctttctccagctatctattttcaccatgacgcgcgcgaacgcgaAGCCTGATTCTTCCCCTACGACTCCCAaatccaactacaaagccttctacccctgggcctccgatgagctcctgagtgaatgcaccagcctgacttctttccaggacctggaagctcaccgggggggatccccatttgtacagctttaacgccttctgccgcacacacgacgcccacatatccgtccgtcccggcaggcctggggaacctgtttgtttggacgacagacctaggaAGGGGacacccttcttcttcatgtaccagaccgtgttcaagcgcgtaggagtgcgtctcccgttcactcccttcgaacgggagcttcttactggaatcaacactgcccccgcccagcttcatcccaatagctgggcatttgtgaggggctttcaaattctttgtggatacctgGGCATTCCTCCTTCCgtagatgtcttcctgcatttttttgaggtgaaaaaactggggaaaagcttttgggtaagcttttccgggatcgctggcaggatcctcctctccctcttccagaattcttacaagaactggaaagggaagttcttcaaggtgtgctgcgccaagcatgatcccacagctttggatggcttccccctttactggacggaacgccccaaattgctcagggccaaaaccctggaagagctatcccccgccgatagggaggtaagcaaagccttggcggggttggggatcgtctttgataccttgaagctggtcgctagcgagtacaatgcccacgccctgaccacctattttggtaaggGGCTATCCCCTCATCTTTTTTGCTATAAACAGCCTGCTATCGATCGTTTGTTTCCCCATACTATTATGCTTGTTTTACACTTGtaccatgttacttgcatttcatgTCCCTTCGCGTATCGTGAATTCGCGTAGCTGTTTTAGTACTAACCCTTGCTGTTTGGTCTGCCTTggtgtaggatcggtgatgggcgtttccaaaagaatgatgttggcgaaagcactgaaggaggctcgtgtcgccaaggcaggcgcctcCTCC
Proteins encoded in this region:
- the LOC137833458 gene encoding uncharacterized protein, which encodes MSVSRQNTNCVKDVNPQSENWILIARVICLWFVSDFMKTKFPFSMEMVIQDKDGDRIHVSVRRTLIYKFQNDIFEDKVYSFNFFSVSTNSGSYRTTCHQYKINFQFGTKVTSVGNDLISLDMFLNEYVFTDVIGILTGMGTERELNRSGSTIKLNVISIEADGYHIECTLFGNYVDELNAFLSSGELENIVISVHFAKTRMIESTDSPTQGLSQLCDSGKQNVEDEFISFIHRNTIQGPKDCKEESTFVILATIKHIVADVNWWYRACLCGKVVYPDSKMFFCEKCNKHVIKVQQRYKLKLRVIDETDSTTFVLFDRDATTLINKSCTELFETHDKNGDSSVLPKDFDLLINKVVLFKVGCVKDQSLRIGDGRFQKNDVGESTEGGSCRQGRRLLQPYCQSDSPAGSDTAAADHC